One window from the genome of Hyphomonas neptunium ATCC 15444 encodes:
- a CDS encoding glutathione S-transferase family protein, giving the protein MARYTLHGMWPSGPTYKVGLMLRLTNTPHDYEHVDLRAGAHKADAFLAKNRYGQVPVLEDHEKDVCLSQSSVILDYLADETGQFAGKDRSERLSAREWQFWGAGPLAVGVYRTRALKLGFFKFPEEVAAANLQSALGALKELDGLLAGRNWLVGGGATIADIDIYGIASYCSQAQIDLQPFGNVRKWMARVEDLAGFKGPQECLPQASVKAA; this is encoded by the coding sequence ATGGCGCGATACACACTACATGGAATGTGGCCATCGGGCCCGACCTATAAGGTCGGCCTGATGCTGCGTCTCACCAATACCCCGCATGATTACGAACATGTCGATCTGCGGGCCGGTGCCCACAAGGCAGACGCTTTCCTGGCCAAGAACCGTTACGGCCAGGTGCCGGTGCTGGAAGACCATGAGAAGGACGTCTGCCTGTCCCAATCCTCGGTGATCCTTGATTACCTCGCCGATGAAACGGGTCAGTTTGCCGGGAAGGACCGCTCCGAACGCCTCAGCGCGCGCGAGTGGCAGTTCTGGGGCGCAGGCCCGCTCGCCGTTGGCGTCTATCGTACGCGCGCCCTGAAGCTCGGCTTCTTCAAGTTTCCTGAAGAGGTGGCCGCTGCAAACCTTCAATCCGCGCTCGGCGCGCTGAAGGAGCTTGATGGTCTGCTCGCTGGCCGCAATTGGCTGGTAGGGGGCGGCGCAACCATTGCTGACATCGATATCTACGGCATCGCCAGCTATTGCAGCCAGGCGCAGATTGATCTTCAGCCCTTCGGCAATGTGCGCAAATGGATGGCGCGCGTGGAAGATCTCGCAGGCTTTAAAGGCCCGCAGGAGTGTCTTCCGCAAGCGAGTGTCAAAGCGGCGTGA
- a CDS encoding VOC family protein, whose product MSSASECQSGVITGLDHLVLVCPEITSGVAVYEKLLGRKADWRADVEGGGASALFRLGNTALELLAPAGEGPLAARLAEIIEADGPGLTTLAFGSDGTAGDHDTFTRRGLEPEPVADGQSVHSQTGAARAWQRFRIPDTKTGGIKVFIIEPGEGALQPHPAPADAVHGLDHAVINTAAPDRTLAFYGAKLGLRLAMDRTNPDWGVRLIFFRTGSLTIEIAQRLADPEDYTKADSFWGLTWAVADIAAAHARLTSSGFEVSEIRKGRKPGSRVFTVRNGTMNVPTLFIAHEGV is encoded by the coding sequence GTGTCTTCCGCAAGCGAGTGTCAAAGCGGCGTGATTACGGGGCTCGATCATCTGGTGCTTGTCTGCCCGGAGATTACCTCGGGCGTAGCTGTCTATGAGAAGCTTCTCGGCCGGAAGGCTGACTGGCGGGCGGATGTGGAAGGGGGCGGCGCGTCTGCGCTGTTCCGGCTGGGCAATACGGCGCTGGAGCTGCTGGCGCCTGCGGGCGAAGGGCCGTTGGCGGCGCGCTTGGCAGAGATCATCGAGGCAGACGGCCCCGGCCTGACGACGCTTGCCTTTGGCAGTGATGGCACCGCTGGAGACCACGACACCTTCACCCGAAGAGGTCTTGAGCCAGAACCGGTCGCCGACGGGCAGTCTGTACATTCGCAGACCGGCGCGGCGCGAGCATGGCAGCGTTTCCGGATTCCGGACACGAAGACCGGCGGCATCAAGGTGTTCATCATCGAGCCGGGGGAAGGGGCGCTTCAACCTCACCCGGCCCCGGCAGACGCGGTGCATGGGCTCGACCATGCGGTGATCAACACGGCCGCGCCCGACCGCACACTGGCCTTCTATGGCGCTAAGCTCGGATTACGCCTGGCGATGGACCGGACAAATCCGGATTGGGGCGTGCGCCTGATCTTTTTCCGCACCGGAAGTCTGACCATCGAAATTGCCCAGCGCCTGGCTGATCCTGAAGATTATACCAAGGCAGACAGTTTCTGGGGGCTTACATGGGCCGTCGCCGATATTGCCGCCGCTCATGCGCGCCTGACGTCCAGTGGCTTTGAGGTTTCGGAAATCCGCAAGGGCCGCAAGCCCGGCAGCCGGGTTTTCACGGTCCGGAACGGCACAATGAATGTGCCCACCTTGTTCATTGCCCATGAGGGGGTTTAA
- the leuD gene encoding 3-isopropylmalate dehydratase small subunit, translating into MTPFTRLDGTAAPLMDKGKPMSNVDTDMIIPKQFLKTTERTGLAKGLFYELKTRADGSEDPDFVLNRPQYAKASILIAGDNFGCGSSREHAPWALADQGITCIIAPSFADIFHNNCYKNGILPVRLPADVCDKLAAEAGGPNHVFSVDLQAQTVTTPSGEVHAFEVDPGRKSNLIAGLDEIGASLTAASAIDNFEDQRRLTTPWLEGAR; encoded by the coding sequence ATGACACCTTTCACACGCCTCGACGGAACCGCCGCGCCGCTGATGGACAAGGGGAAACCCATGTCCAATGTCGATACCGACATGATCATCCCCAAACAGTTCCTGAAGACGACCGAGCGGACGGGGCTCGCCAAGGGCCTCTTCTATGAGTTGAAAACGCGGGCAGACGGTTCAGAAGACCCCGATTTCGTGCTCAACCGGCCGCAATACGCCAAGGCGAGCATTCTCATCGCAGGCGACAATTTCGGTTGTGGCTCCTCGCGTGAACATGCGCCGTGGGCCCTGGCCGATCAGGGCATCACCTGCATCATCGCGCCCTCCTTTGCCGACATCTTCCACAACAATTGCTACAAGAACGGCATTCTTCCCGTGCGCCTGCCAGCCGATGTCTGTGACAAGCTGGCGGCGGAAGCTGGCGGCCCGAACCATGTCTTCTCGGTGGACCTGCAGGCCCAGACTGTGACGACGCCCTCGGGAGAGGTGCACGCCTTTGAAGTTGATCCCGGCCGGAAGTCGAATCTGATCGCCGGCCTTGATGAAATTGGCGCGTCCCTCACAGCCGCGTCCGCCATCGACAATTTCGAGGATCAACGCCGCCTGACAACGCCCTGGCTCGAAGGCGCGCGCTGA
- the leuB gene encoding 3-isopropylmalate dehydrogenase — MKQTLLLLPGDGIGPEVVAQARRIAEALVPDVQIEEGLVGGASFDAHGTPLTDETLDRARKASAVLLGAVGGPRWTATARDKRPEAGLLALRKGLDVFANLRPAFCFPALVDASSLKKDRVEGLDLMIVRELTGGVYFGQPRGIDEEGGLRRGYDTAIYTHPEVERVARIAFDIARGRNGRVTSVEKSNVMESGLFWRQEVTLAHAELGAGVELAHMYADACAMELVRAPKQFDVILADNLFGDILSDAAAMLTGSIGMLPSASLGAPGTPGLYEPVHGSAPDIAGQGIANPCAAILSLEMALRWSLGKEKAADTLLAAVGKALDRGARTRDLGGDLSTRAMADAVLNAL, encoded by the coding sequence ATGAAACAGACTCTCCTCCTATTGCCGGGCGATGGCATCGGCCCCGAAGTTGTCGCACAGGCCCGGCGTATCGCCGAAGCGCTTGTGCCGGACGTGCAGATTGAAGAAGGGCTCGTCGGTGGCGCAAGCTTTGATGCCCACGGCACGCCCCTGACCGATGAGACGCTGGACCGTGCCCGGAAGGCCAGCGCCGTTCTGCTTGGCGCCGTTGGCGGCCCCAGATGGACGGCAACGGCGCGTGATAAGCGCCCTGAAGCGGGTCTCCTGGCGCTCCGCAAGGGACTGGATGTCTTTGCCAATCTGCGACCGGCTTTCTGTTTTCCAGCGCTGGTCGATGCCTCCAGCCTGAAGAAGGACCGCGTCGAAGGGCTTGATCTGATGATCGTCCGCGAGCTGACCGGCGGGGTCTATTTCGGCCAGCCTCGCGGCATCGACGAAGAGGGCGGCCTGCGCCGCGGCTATGACACGGCGATTTATACCCACCCGGAAGTCGAGCGCGTTGCCCGCATCGCGTTTGACATAGCGCGTGGCCGGAATGGCCGCGTTACCTCGGTTGAAAAATCCAATGTGATGGAATCTGGCCTCTTCTGGCGCCAGGAAGTTACCCTCGCGCATGCCGAACTCGGCGCCGGGGTGGAGCTGGCCCACATGTATGCAGATGCCTGCGCCATGGAACTCGTCCGCGCGCCCAAGCAGTTTGACGTGATCCTGGCAGATAATCTCTTCGGCGACATCCTGTCGGACGCGGCGGCTATGTTGACCGGCTCGATCGGTATGTTGCCATCCGCCTCGCTAGGCGCGCCCGGCACGCCGGGCCTCTATGAGCCGGTCCACGGCTCCGCGCCCGACATTGCCGGGCAGGGCATCGCCAACCCCTGCGCGGCCATCCTGTCGCTCGAAATGGCGCTGCGTTGGTCGCTCGGTAAAGAGAAAGCCGCTGATACGCTGCTCGCCGCCGTTGGCAAGGCGCTCGACCGCGGTGCCCGCACGCGGGACCTTGGCGGAGATCTGAGCACCCGTGCAATGGCGGACGCGGTTCTCAACGCGCTCTGA
- a CDS encoding amidohydrolase family protein: MSYAAGRLIHDADSHLMEMTDCLDPYFEARLLERYHALPVYQAKHSHAHWMNKERARHEDAAYRAAAGDAILLKKNYEALGSFRREDRPAVMDRLGFASQLVFTTFCLGNFGLDQSGDMELCYAAADAHNRMMTDFCSVDRRLLPVAYVPLEDFQRAKQTARLAIQLGAKAIMVPSLCPQKHAPSHIGLDPVWRAAEEAGLPILLHVGGEEKLNPVYKENGLPPVPDFHGGDDNFTSVSYMPIPNAAMQTLSTLIFDGVFDRFPNLKWGAIELGASWVPGWMRSMDSAAHAFGRNEERLQKLSAKPSEIVRRQFRAAPYPHEDAGWIIRNSGDEVCLFSSDYPHVEGGRNPLKRFDETLAGCTPTQVERFYSENFIDLMGEGLARDLRRPGLKATG; encoded by the coding sequence ATGTCGTATGCTGCCGGGCGGCTCATTCATGATGCCGACAGCCATCTGATGGAAATGACCGATTGCCTCGATCCCTATTTCGAGGCGCGCCTGCTGGAACGCTATCACGCGCTTCCCGTCTACCAGGCAAAGCATTCTCACGCTCACTGGATGAACAAGGAACGCGCCCGGCATGAGGACGCCGCCTATCGCGCCGCTGCCGGAGACGCGATCCTTCTCAAGAAAAACTATGAGGCGCTCGGATCATTCCGGCGGGAAGATCGCCCGGCCGTGATGGACCGGCTGGGCTTTGCCAGCCAGCTTGTGTTCACCACCTTCTGTCTCGGAAATTTCGGGCTCGACCAGTCGGGCGACATGGAACTTTGTTACGCGGCCGCCGATGCCCATAACCGTATGATGACCGACTTCTGCTCGGTTGACCGGCGTCTGCTGCCCGTTGCTTATGTGCCGCTGGAAGATTTTCAGAGGGCGAAGCAAACCGCCAGGCTGGCTATCCAGCTGGGCGCCAAGGCCATCATGGTGCCCTCACTTTGCCCGCAAAAACATGCGCCCAGCCATATCGGTCTCGATCCGGTCTGGCGCGCGGCGGAAGAGGCGGGCTTGCCGATCCTCCTGCATGTCGGGGGGGAGGAAAAACTCAACCCGGTCTACAAGGAAAACGGCCTGCCGCCGGTGCCCGATTTCCATGGCGGTGACGATAATTTCACCTCCGTTTCCTATATGCCGATCCCAAACGCAGCGATGCAGACGCTCTCCACACTGATTTTCGATGGCGTGTTTGACCGTTTCCCGAATTTGAAATGGGGGGCTATCGAGCTTGGCGCGTCCTGGGTTCCCGGGTGGATGCGGTCCATGGATTCGGCTGCCCATGCGTTCGGGCGCAATGAAGAACGATTGCAGAAATTATCGGCCAAGCCTTCCGAAATTGTCCGCCGCCAGTTCCGCGCGGCGCCCTATCCGCATGAAGATGCCGGCTGGATTATTCGCAATTCGGGGGATGAGGTCTGCCTCTTCTCGTCAGACTATCCCCATGTCGAGGGCGGCAGGAACCCGCTCAAGCGGTTCGATGAAACGCTCGCAGGCTGCACGCCAACGCAGGTGGAACGCTTCTATTCGGAGAATTTCATCGACCTTATGGGAGAAGGCCTGGCGAGAGACTTGCGGCGGCCGGGCCTGAAAGCCACGGGCTGA
- a CDS encoding ArsR/SmtB family transcription factor, translated as MVEQESPRLDAIFHALGDSTRRHMLRELSEGERTISQLAQPFEMSLAAASKHIKALESAGLIRREVRGRTHVCHLDPGPMAGAHEWLTFYQQFWTGRLDTLERLLREADNAKQSPSPEGKRK; from the coding sequence ATGGTTGAACAAGAATCTCCCCGTCTCGACGCTATCTTCCATGCCTTGGGAGATAGCACCCGCCGTCATATGCTCCGGGAGCTGAGCGAGGGCGAGCGCACCATAAGTCAGCTCGCCCAGCCGTTCGAGATGTCGCTGGCTGCGGCCTCCAAACATATCAAGGCGTTGGAAAGCGCCGGCCTCATCCGGCGGGAAGTGCGTGGGCGGACGCATGTCTGCCATCTCGATCCTGGCCCTATGGCCGGCGCGCATGAGTGGCTGACCTTCTACCAGCAGTTCTGGACGGGTCGCCTCGATACTCTCGAACGGCTCTTGCGCGAGGCTGATAACGCAAAGCAATCCCCCAGCCCGGAAGGAAAAAGGAAATGA
- a CDS encoding SRPBCC family protein, with the protein MTQTTKNTVYGQLIEPTVLKMQRMLPGSVERVWSYLTEGELRSQWLASGDMELRPGTEFEFVWRNDELTNPPGKRPEGMSAENRMVCKVLEVDAPRRLFITWGVQSDVLFELAPQGDDTLLTITHRRPPTRDVLLSVSAGWHAHVDVLEAKLEGATPRPHWDNWVQLRSDYDQRFPA; encoded by the coding sequence ATGACCCAGACCACCAAAAACACTGTCTACGGCCAGCTGATTGAGCCGACCGTGCTGAAGATGCAACGCATGCTGCCTGGTTCTGTGGAGCGCGTCTGGTCGTATCTCACGGAGGGCGAGCTGCGCAGTCAATGGCTGGCTTCGGGCGACATGGAGCTTCGTCCTGGTACAGAGTTTGAATTCGTTTGGCGGAATGACGAGCTGACTAACCCACCCGGCAAGCGGCCTGAAGGGATGAGCGCGGAAAACCGTATGGTCTGCAAGGTCTTGGAGGTTGACGCCCCCCGGCGTCTTTTCATCACCTGGGGTGTCCAAAGCGATGTTCTGTTTGAACTGGCGCCGCAGGGCGATGATACGCTTCTGACGATCACACATCGCCGCCCGCCGACCCGCGATGTACTTCTCAGCGTCTCTGCTGGATGGCATGCGCATGTGGATGTTCTGGAAGCCAAACTCGAAGGCGCAACACCAAGGCCTCATTGGGACAACTGGGTGCAACTGCGCTCAGACTACGACCAGCGGTTCCCGGCCTAG
- a CDS encoding nuclear transport factor 2 family protein has product MLDEIIRKYIAAYNERDIDAMLTYVTDDVVFENISNTGQSMRLEGKDMMRQVAEVSGNAFSYRRQRLINLVSGAGKAAAEIEFEGRAAVDLPTGVKAGQSVKVRGASFFEFRGPLLCRIADYS; this is encoded by the coding sequence ATGCTCGACGAGATCATCCGCAAATACATCGCGGCCTATAATGAGCGCGATATCGACGCCATGCTGACCTATGTGACCGATGATGTGGTGTTCGAGAACATCTCCAATACCGGCCAATCCATGCGCCTTGAGGGCAAGGACATGATGCGCCAGGTGGCCGAAGTGTCGGGTAACGCGTTCTCCTATCGCCGCCAGCGGCTGATCAATCTTGTCTCAGGCGCCGGCAAAGCTGCTGCTGAAATCGAGTTTGAAGGCCGCGCGGCGGTTGACCTGCCGACCGGCGTGAAAGCGGGCCAATCGGTGAAGGTGCGCGGGGCGAGCTTCTTCGAGTTTCGCGGCCCCCTGCTCTGCCGGATTGCCGATTACAGCTAG
- a CDS encoding aspartate-semialdehyde dehydrogenase, with translation MGTRIAVVGATGNVGRELLNILDERLFPADEVFAVASRRSIGKEVSYGDRTLKCHDLEQFDFSRVDVVLMSAGGKVSKEWSPKIAKAGAIVIDNSSQWRMDPDVPLVVPEVNADAVLGYEKKRIIANPNCSTAQLVVALKPIHDAVGIKRVVVATYQSVSGAGKEAMDELWNQTRGIFVNDEPAPQVFQKEIAFNVIPQIDVFMDDGYTKEEWKMRVETKKILDEKIELVATCVRVPVFVGHSEAVHIETIGHMSADECRALLRESPGLMVVDDPKEDLFITPKECVGEWATYISRIRHDPTTENGLAFWCVSDNLRKGAALNAVQIAEELLNRGIIKPEKVHA, from the coding sequence ATGGGCACACGCATCGCGGTTGTCGGCGCCACAGGTAATGTTGGGCGGGAACTCCTCAACATTCTGGACGAGCGACTCTTCCCCGCCGACGAAGTTTTCGCAGTCGCTTCGCGCCGGTCGATTGGCAAGGAGGTCTCCTATGGAGACCGGACCCTGAAATGCCATGACCTGGAGCAGTTTGACTTCAGCCGCGTCGATGTCGTGCTGATGTCGGCAGGCGGCAAGGTCTCGAAAGAGTGGTCGCCGAAGATTGCCAAGGCGGGCGCCATCGTTATCGACAACTCGTCGCAATGGCGGATGGACCCGGATGTGCCCTTGGTGGTCCCGGAAGTGAACGCAGACGCGGTTCTCGGCTATGAGAAGAAGCGGATCATCGCCAATCCGAACTGCTCCACGGCGCAGCTCGTTGTGGCGCTGAAGCCCATCCATGACGCTGTCGGCATCAAACGGGTCGTCGTGGCGACGTATCAGTCTGTCTCCGGCGCCGGCAAGGAAGCCATGGACGAGCTGTGGAACCAGACGCGCGGCATTTTCGTCAATGACGAACCCGCCCCGCAGGTCTTCCAGAAGGAGATCGCCTTCAACGTCATCCCGCAGATCGACGTGTTCATGGACGATGGCTACACCAAGGAAGAGTGGAAGATGCGCGTCGAGACGAAGAAAATTCTCGATGAAAAGATTGAGCTGGTGGCCACCTGTGTGCGCGTGCCGGTGTTTGTCGGCCACTCCGAAGCGGTACACATCGAAACCATCGGGCATATGAGCGCGGATGAATGCCGCGCCCTGCTGCGTGAAAGCCCCGGCCTCATGGTGGTGGATGATCCCAAGGAAGATCTCTTCATCACGCCCAAAGAGTGCGTGGGGGAGTGGGCAACCTATATCAGCCGCATCCGTCACGATCCCACCACAGAAAACGGCCTCGCCTTCTGGTGCGTGTCGGACAATCTCCGCAAGGGCGCGGCTCTGAACGCGGTCCAGATCGCTGAGGAATTGCTCAATCGCGGCATCATCAAACCGGAGAAAGTCCACGCTTAG
- a CDS encoding prolyl-tRNA synthetase associated domain-containing protein: protein MPASPEDLFAYLDDLGIAHATTWHEAMFTVEQSSALKADMPGAHTKNLFLKDAGGDLVLIAAEAHNQLKLNQLHRKIATKRLSFGAPELMTDVLGVTPGSVTAFSLMNDQPPRVRFLVDAVLAGADVVNFHPLTNTGTTAISQADFRRFVEATGHSFEVVDFSEL, encoded by the coding sequence ATGCCCGCAAGCCCTGAAGACCTGTTCGCCTATCTTGATGATCTCGGCATCGCGCACGCCACCACCTGGCATGAGGCGATGTTCACGGTGGAGCAGTCCTCCGCCCTGAAGGCGGACATGCCCGGCGCGCATACAAAGAACCTCTTCCTGAAGGACGCGGGCGGCGACTTGGTGCTGATTGCGGCAGAGGCCCATAACCAGCTGAAACTCAACCAGCTTCACCGAAAGATCGCCACCAAGCGCCTCTCCTTTGGGGCGCCAGAGCTGATGACAGACGTGCTTGGCGTAACACCGGGATCGGTCACGGCCTTCTCCCTGATGAACGACCAGCCGCCCCGCGTGCGCTTCCTGGTCGACGCGGTCCTGGCGGGCGCGGATGTGGTGAATTTTCACCCGCTGACCAATACCGGCACCACCGCCATCTCACAGGCTGACTTCCGCCGTTTTGTTGAAGCGACCGGGCACAGCTTTGAAGTGGTGGACTTTTCAGAGCTCTAG
- a CDS encoding DUF6065 family protein: protein MRLECYKIYDVAPEIVPARSDREWMDAFTDRHPYRCLPLTMANSTGWEILCPMDIKIKWNGGPRNEDIQLLTRGDPAAIPSFADSHFMRGIVTFHTGHLFRTPPGWGVWVTGPPNWPKDGIAPLTGLVETDWLPFPFTMNWQMTRPGEVIFQKGEPFAFVTLMEHKRLEEITPERKALKSNPELVKEYEGWRESRADFNSRLKVGEENAMKARWQRHYMRGEKPDGEKVDSHQTKRRLKPPKEM from the coding sequence ATGCGCCTTGAATGTTATAAGATTTACGATGTTGCCCCGGAAATCGTGCCCGCCCGGTCGGACCGCGAATGGATGGATGCCTTCACCGATCGCCACCCTTATCGGTGTCTTCCCCTCACGATGGCGAACTCGACTGGGTGGGAAATCCTCTGCCCGATGGACATCAAGATCAAATGGAATGGCGGGCCGCGGAATGAGGACATACAGCTTCTGACGCGGGGCGATCCGGCGGCGATTCCGAGCTTTGCCGACAGCCATTTCATGCGGGGGATCGTGACGTTTCACACCGGCCACCTGTTCCGCACTCCGCCCGGCTGGGGCGTCTGGGTGACCGGGCCGCCGAATTGGCCCAAGGACGGCATTGCCCCCCTCACGGGCCTGGTCGAAACCGACTGGCTGCCCTTTCCCTTCACCATGAACTGGCAGATGACCCGGCCAGGCGAGGTGATCTTCCAGAAGGGCGAACCCTTTGCTTTCGTTACACTTATGGAACACAAGCGGCTGGAAGAGATCACTCCGGAACGCAAGGCCCTGAAGTCCAATCCTGAGCTGGTGAAGGAATATGAAGGCTGGCGCGAGAGCCGGGCGGACTTCAACTCCCGGCTCAAGGTCGGCGAGGAAAATGCCATGAAAGCCCGCTGGCAACGCCACTATATGCGGGGGGAAAAACCCGACGGAGAAAAGGTGGACAGCCACCAGACCAAGCGCCGCCTGAAGCCCCCGAAAGAAATGTGA
- the hisE gene encoding phosphoribosyl-ATP diphosphatase, with the protein MTAKAPLASPDRLAAALAHLAETIDARALDGDASSSWTAKLLAKGPDAAAAKVAEEGGELADAVRRESDDRVASEAADVIYHVFVALRSRGVALDAVAGALEARQGTSGIAEKAARPGTE; encoded by the coding sequence ATGACCGCCAAAGCCCCCCTCGCCTCGCCTGACCGTCTCGCCGCCGCCCTTGCGCATCTGGCCGAAACCATCGACGCGCGCGCCCTGGACGGAGACGCCTCCTCCAGCTGGACGGCCAAGCTGCTGGCCAAGGGGCCAGACGCCGCCGCCGCCAAGGTGGCCGAGGAAGGCGGGGAGCTGGCAGACGCCGTCCGCCGGGAGAGCGATGACCGGGTGGCGAGCGAAGCGGCCGATGTGATCTATCACGTCTTCGTCGCGCTTCGGTCGCGGGGCGTGGCCCTCGACGCGGTTGCCGGCGCGCTGGAAGCCCGCCAGGGCACATCCGGCATTGCCGAAAAGGCCGCGCGCCCCGGCACGGAGTGA
- a CDS encoding crotonase/enoyl-CoA hydratase family protein, translating to MNDRVLITMLEDGIADVRLNRTDKMNALDPAMFAGIAEAIDKLKAMKGLRVVVLSGEGRAFCAGLDLSNFTGGGGGSGEKKPEKASPTSNLDGRSHGIANLAQYVAWGWRELNVPVIAAAHGVAFGGGFQILSGADIRFIHPETRCAIMEMKWGLVPDMAGYPLWRGNVRDDVLRELTYTNREFRGTEAQALGFATHVSENPLEDALALARVMAAKHPAAMQGAKRLFNAMQDATDAELLQMESDEQNKVMRTPNQMEAVMSEMQKRKPVFAE from the coding sequence ATGAACGACCGCGTTTTGATCACGATGCTCGAAGACGGCATTGCCGATGTGCGCCTTAACCGCACCGACAAGATGAATGCCCTCGACCCCGCCATGTTTGCCGGCATTGCCGAGGCCATCGACAAGCTGAAAGCCATGAAGGGCCTGCGCGTCGTGGTGCTCTCCGGCGAGGGCCGCGCCTTCTGCGCCGGGCTGGACCTGTCGAATTTCACCGGCGGGGGCGGCGGCAGCGGCGAGAAGAAACCGGAAAAAGCGAGCCCCACCAGCAATCTGGATGGGCGCAGCCATGGCATCGCAAACCTTGCCCAATATGTGGCCTGGGGCTGGCGCGAGCTGAACGTGCCGGTGATCGCGGCCGCCCATGGCGTGGCATTCGGCGGCGGCTTTCAGATCCTTTCGGGCGCTGACATCCGCTTCATCCATCCTGAGACGCGCTGCGCCATTATGGAGATGAAATGGGGCCTCGTGCCGGATATGGCCGGTTACCCCCTCTGGCGCGGCAATGTGCGCGACGATGTGCTCCGTGAGCTGACCTACACCAATCGCGAGTTCCGCGGCACGGAGGCCCAGGCACTGGGCTTTGCCACGCATGTGTCTGAGAACCCGCTGGAAGATGCGCTCGCGCTCGCCCGCGTGATGGCAGCGAAACACCCCGCCGCGATGCAGGGGGCAAAGCGCCTCTTCAACGCGATGCAGGATGCCACCGACGCCGAGCTTCTCCAGATGGAAAGCGACGAGCAGAACAAGGTGATGCGCACGCCCAACCAGATGGAAGCGGTGATGTCGGAAATGCAGAAGCGCAAACCGGTGTTCGCGGAGTAA
- the hisF gene encoding imidazole glycerol phosphate synthase subunit HisF, producing MLKTRIIPCLDVKDGRTVKGVNFVDLKDAGDPVALARAYDAAGADELCFLDITASHEGRGTLLETVSRTAEACFMPLTVGGGVRSVEDMVALLRAGADKVAINSAAVADPALVSACAAKAGRQCVVVAIDARAVGDSWEIFTHGGRKATGINAVEFAREAAKRGAGEILLTSMDRDGTKSGYDIPLLKAVSSAVTIPVIASGGAGSVEDFAPAVLEGGASAVLAASIFHFGEASLAEARAALAKAGAPVRTV from the coding sequence ATGCTGAAAACCCGCATCATCCCCTGCCTCGACGTGAAAGACGGGCGCACCGTGAAGGGCGTCAATTTCGTGGACCTGAAAGACGCCGGAGACCCCGTCGCCCTTGCCCGCGCCTATGACGCGGCGGGCGCCGACGAGCTTTGCTTCCTCGACATCACCGCCAGCCATGAAGGCCGCGGCACGCTGCTGGAAACGGTCAGCCGCACGGCTGAGGCGTGCTTCATGCCGCTGACCGTTGGCGGGGGCGTGCGCTCGGTGGAAGATATGGTGGCGCTGTTGCGCGCAGGGGCGGACAAGGTGGCCATCAATTCGGCCGCCGTGGCAGACCCGGCGCTGGTCTCCGCCTGCGCGGCGAAGGCTGGGCGGCAATGCGTGGTGGTGGCCATTGATGCGCGCGCCGTCGGCGACAGCTGGGAAATCTTCACCCATGGCGGGCGCAAGGCCACGGGCATCAACGCAGTCGAGTTTGCCCGCGAGGCCGCCAAAAGGGGCGCGGGCGAAATCCTGCTTACCTCAATGGACCGGGACGGGACGAAATCTGGCTATGACATTCCGCTGCTGAAGGCGGTCTCGTCTGCCGTCACCATCCCCGTCATCGCCAGTGGCGGGGCCGGGAGCGTCGAAGACTTTGCCCCTGCGGTGCTGGAAGGCGGGGCGAGCGCGGTGCTCGCCGCCTCGATCTTCCATTTCGGCGAGGCGAGTTTGGCAGAGGCGCGGGCTGCGCTGGCCAAGGCCGGCGCGCCGGTGCGGACGGTCTAG